Sequence from the Argentina anserina chromosome 7, drPotAnse1.1, whole genome shotgun sequence genome:
GTTGGGTAAGGATATTTTTGAAAGAAATTTCCATTCCGACCTCCCCCTTAGTATTACAATTCTAAGTCTCTTCCGGAATTCATTCCGGGTTTTGGAGTTGGGCCCCACCACGAATTCCATTCCTCTTGGCAATTAAACGCCAGAATGGAATTGATTCCGGCGGAATACAACTCCATTCCGGGTAAGTAAACATGCCATAAGTGTTGCTCGGAGCTACGTAATGCCTATGGAATGGCACAAAAACATCATTTTAATACCTAAGGGTATGGGCTTGTTTAATCCCTATATTGAGAAGAAAGACACAATCTATCCAGATTCGTAGGTCGACTTCAACGTGACCTACATGACATTCTACTTAATGGAAAATCATGAAATTGGTATcattggaaaggtctatgtgtctacgtTCCATAGAAACCAACCATTCAATCATATCTATCATATTGAGCGAGATATGGCTATTTTAGTAAAGTATGACAGTTCTGTCCGGGAACTTGCATACCAGTCAACTTCCGTTGAGATTTGTTATCTCCGAACGAACTAGATTATGAATCATATATCATTATAAAGATAACGGTTTGTTCATACCTATTTCCTAGAGAAAGATATGACTGATTAAGCGATAGAAGGTCATGCTACGTAAGAATCTAATTTTCAGCACGAACTTAAGTTTTAAGTTTTCAAGCAGCCTTCTCCTCATGATCAAAGTGAAACTGATCATACGACATGATTAGCTAATCATTGCCGAAGACCACATTTGAAACACATGCTAAGCATTGATGTGCTAAGGTTGATAAAGCTCCCATGATTATATATGAATCAGGGGGAGGTGCAGACATTCGAGGAAGTCTAGTACATTACATGTTAGTTTCAAATGTGAAGGGTGCGTTGAACTCTTTTCTCCTTCGACCAAAGTTATTTTTCACCCAtaaaatttttgttacttggcaaggtttttaatgTGACAACATTGCATGCACCATTTATGTCTAAAAACGGCTCCCTTGATCAGTATAGTTATCAGGGGGGATGTAGACATCAGGGAGAGCCTACCCTACACTTGTTATCTTCGAAATGAAGATTGATGTGTTATGCTCAATATGAAAGTACCGGATAGACGAGCGgaacaagggggagtgttttAGGAAACTCACTATATGTGTGTCTTGGTCTATTCTATATTGAATAAGGAATAAGAATTCCAAGTAGTAATCGGTTTACTATTACTACTAGTGATAGGTTTCCTACTTTACTTATGTTATGTCCATGcaattctctatatatagaggctcctatcaatgaataagatgattttagtttatctcttcattctctctctatatttattatatttctCCTTAAACAATGAACACCCTTCTaacatatgttttttttaaatgagatgatataattcaataaaaaaaaaggtaaaaactaaaatctgaattgaaataaaataaaataaataatctcATATGCAGATAACTTCTCCCTAAAAAATTGTCCACTTTTTGTGCACACAAGTAGTGGATGATGGTTactagtgtatatatataagaaattataaaattagaTAAATTCCATGACTTGTTTGTGATACTGATACCAACAACTCCACtgtagatttaaaaaaaaaaactcaaagtgGAAATTGTTAAATTCGGGTTCGACTCCCGGCAGCGAAGAACTGTcttgctttcttttttcttctttccttcCTCCCCCTCAATGGGGTAAAGTTGTAAAATGAGCTCTTTTGACCTTCATGATAATTTTGACATACCATAACCTTGCATTTGTTTCACAATTGAGATTCTCACATCCTGGTGGTCGAGTTGGTAATAGTCTTAATGTGAGAATCTTCCGTACCTAAGTTTGAATCTTGCCAACACTACTTGAAATTTAAATAGAGGTTTATTCTTAGTGGCCAAGGGGAGAAGGCGTTTTATAATGACCCCATCAGTGCGAATTAGACTTTTAGTGTCTGGGCTTAGAAAGATTTCGAGACGTTGGACGTTAATTAtatctagaaaaaaaaattgtagttcaaacaaaaaatagaAGCATATTTTTTGAAACTTTAGTATGGGGGAAGCAAATAAGCTGGATCCAGGTTTGGTTACTTAGTACTTGAATGAATTCTATTCTTTGAGCTCATTCCAAGACATCAAttttgtcacgaccccgaatttcgaatgataaaaattcgaatttgaagccatgaaaaactctaaaacaatctcaataaatcgaaatcatatTATCGTCCCAgcgtatcattactgagttcataaaatatctcatattgattattataaaaccaatttataattcaagcattataacaaatggaaatgtaaaattctctcaatcctcactacaaaataaaataaaaaaacttcGAAGTCTTTAGAGTAGTCcgtcaattctgctaatccacacctgtagaactatcccctacaccatcgaataggtgcaccgggattacaagcacaaacccgataagctttgcagctcgtatgagtaaaacaacaatgtaacatgcatagtaatacaagagtaaatactaaaaacattcaattataaatgtactcatgagtcacaggacagcccatctagttgtccaataatatctgaaaatataagtgctcatgagaaatcgggcaacccatctgtttaccccattacatttataatacgggtactcatgagacccagatactcatctgttacccctcatgcagtacaccgccgggcattgggcaacccatctattaccTAATattccaaaaatatgggtactcataagctggTAACCCATCTATTACCCCTCAGGCAGTATAccggcagacaaactagagctctaactgaattgtAACTGTCgtccggccaaggctaggttccgacatgccaacacatcTGAagacaggtccgaagacagaaaaatgttttaacataactcaagttaaaaccacgtacaatacattTCTCAGATGTTATTCCACAAAAAGATAGGCGGTTCATgcttaaataaaacaaatatcagggttataaataaactcatttgaataggaatatgacagtatataatatgacaactcatatatatgtatcgattttaccatttatacacatacacaacccactatatcatatacatatcatatttcgatcttttaaaataaagcgtaattatgaatcaccaccaagggtagactcgtcatagtgagatttacttaccttattttcctgagcgtaTTTTCCACAATACCGAAAGCAAATCCTTCACTTGATtagtcgatcacctagattggataagaagtgattagaaacgttacgtaaaacctcaaatgccgaatcaGTTACTGATCAGCAGTTTATGGTGTTTACgtatttactgttcacgtacgtactatttacgtattactgttcacgtacgtactatttacgtattactgTTCGTGTAcgtactatttatgtattactgttcatgtacgTACTTCTTACGTATTACTGTTctagtaaatactaatcacttAATTACTTTtcagaaaattacttttacaattattatgcgtaaattacttttacaatgaCTGtgcgtaaattacttttacaattactagacgtaatttacttttataattattgtacataattactttttacatttaccgtacaaaaattactttttataaaaattactgttttgaAATCACTGTTTACGTGCCACCACGTGCGGCGACGCGtggggttcacgcgccacctccggcagtcGCGCGTAGCGCTCACGCGCTCCCCCCATAGTGGCAACACGTGGAGCTCACGCGCCGCTCAAACCGgcgcgcgtggcttgcccaccgccgccctaaatctctcatttcttctcctcctcccttcCACGGCCCAAAGCCGCCTCCCTACACCTCCACAACCGCCCACGCGCCACCTACAACCACTCCGCTCAAAACTCAACAAAATCATAAACATTCAACATgaaagatgaagaacaagCAGTGGTGATCCCAACCATACCTTCAACGTAACCCAGATCGCTGGGGTTTGGCCGGAAAATCGCCGAAAAGTTCCAGAAATCCCAAATTCTTCTCTGACGTCAAAACCTTCGATTGGAGCTCCAATTTCGTGCTATACACCACCCAAACGTCGATTAGCGAGGATCTATGGCTCCATTCACTGGCGGCGGAGTTGTTGCAAGGATCGCCTCTTGTCGGCGAAGCTTCTCGGCGGTGAGGGAGGACGCGTCTAGCTCGGAGAAGGGAGAGACCGAGCTTGCGAATGGGCCGGCGGTGAGAGACACACCGCCCAGAGGCGCGAGATCGGCGGCGAAAATGTTTCGAGAGGGAGGTCGGGtcgagagagaaagagagagagagagagagagagagagagagagagagagagagagtgactacggggagaggagagagagaaggggaaaatggtttttgtttttggaaaccctaattccctaaaatttccttttatacttcttctaaaatcggaaactaacttccgtcgctaataacttccacatacgacgtccgattagaacgcgtgcgtgtccacgaattcgtatcgataagttctacaactttcgtgaatgacgTTTTCAGAAACGAGCAACGTAGTAAAAGTCGACTCATGAGTCGTggaaacgtaatgtttttctaatttagatttccgaaaacagttccgttttcgatttgacaTCGTCGTGAAGCGAAAAATGCGACTTATTAAATTTTCCAAATTTATTCAAttctaagaattcatacaaattgaacccgaaaaatcgggttattacaaatcCAACATAAcgcaataaaaaagaaaaacaagtcTACATCTTGAATTTGAGCATGAATGATTGgaacaaaatgattgaaatgtTCTGAAATCCCAAAAGTGGAATGGCCACCAAATGGGAATGCCAACTCCATTTGGAAACGATTATTTTCATTGCAATTGAAGCACTCTGACCTGATGTGGTAAAATTTTGCGCAATTTGAATCTTTCCTTCATCTTAGAGCCAAGAATagcccgaaaaaaaaaactgttggAAGACTTCTGTTTTGGAGTCTTCAGCCACCTTTAGACATGGTTCAAAAACGTTCGTCCAACTGAAAAAGTTGTGAATCAAGTGTTTTCCATTGATAAGAAGTTATGCTAATGAACACATCTAAAGTTTGAACAAATAATATCAGAAATTCAATTTAGACAATGATCAGACCAAAATGTCTGAACTACTTGACAGAGGCAAACATTCTATCTATACCAAAGGAAAACTGAGTTCAGCAAAGTAAAGCATATAGTCAGGCTTCCAATAAATTTGGAGATCCAATGAAAGCTAAACTAGTATAATTGCATTATAAAAAGTCAGCTTTGGGTTGCAATGCACAGGAGTTGTGTTTTTGAGGTTGCAAATGTTGGTTAAGATTCACGAAAATTACAGCCCTTCTtggctgcggaggtccgcattaagattttgttgcggatttccatctttttaccactttttgatcaaattttctcatctccaccgtctagtatctagataatattgtgtagatcatctctgcaaaatgtcagacaatttggtaatcgttaaggccctcaaaattgagtttttctgttaaaaatatgaacggttcatgttcgACAGAATTCGGTCCGTCCATTTGTTATtcgattttgagggccttaacgattaccaaattggctgaaatgttgcagagatgatctacacaatattatctagatactagacggtggagatgagaaaagtcaatcaaaaagtggtaaaaatatGGAAATCCGCACAAAAATCATTGGTGCAGACCTCCGTATTTGAGAAAATCCGACGAAAATTATATCTTTGCCACCCCTAACCCCTAAGTTGGTCCAAATGAAAGCTGATAACGAAGTGTTGTCATGCCAATATCTTCCAAGTTTATGATAACTTGGGATAAAGACCAGTTGCTGACACATACTACAAATTTTATGATACCTTTGGAATGTTCATAGTCCAAACGAACACAAGGGCcaatatataagaaaataacATAATATAAACTTTTACCTATTGATGTATTAATCAGTGTTACGGAATGCATACCTTTGAGTAACAAAATAGGAATGACACTCCCAACTAGCTCCAACAGACCTTCCAGAGGTCACTGTACGCACGCACTAGGGATCTAGGGAGGGTTCCATCTAGGATGTGGGGGCAAATGCTTTGTACAAAGTTGAAAAATTGGGTTCAGCCAAActatttgtgaaaacttctgGACTGTGGTAACTCTAGGTAGTACTGGATGTAGGTTGACCAGCCTGGTACTTCAGACTCTCTGTAGTACATAAGAAACATCACAGCCTTTCATAACTGCATTGCCaatcattcttcttctcccgTTCTCCCAATACATGCATACTAACAAAGACGCTATGAATATCCTCACAAAGCCAAAGCTTGTCATAATCTTCTGTGCTTTCACCTACCTCTCTTTAAACTTAATCTCATCCTCTGCTTCACACAATGAACTCGCTTATGCGGATCACTGTGCTTCAGTTGTTCCTAATTCAAACCCAAAATTAGATCGAGAACTTCATCCCTTTCCTTTCAGCCATTCAGGTTATTACCACACTCCTGGTGACAATGCCAATAGTCCTAATGAAAACTTAACGTCTTACGAACAACAGGTTCTAAAATCAATTGAATTCCGCAAATTGTATATTAGAGCAACTGATGTGCAAGGCCTGTTCAAGTTAGGAGCAGTTCTTCATGTGGAAAAGGCGAGCATATTATACTATGTAGGAAACTCCAGCGGCAGCCTGCCTCAACATCCGGGCTACAGGAGTTTATCAAAAACAGCAAATCGAAGGCCTGTTAACTTTGAACTTGACGGGTTCTGGTCAGAATCGTCTGGGAAGCTTTGTATGGTTGGTTATGGGCACAAGAAGTATGATCCAGATGAGCAACCCAGAATTGGTTTCATCAAAAccatctctctccctccctccctccttGATTCCGATATGCACCCAACTAGGGCACAACAGCTCTCAAGCCTTCGACATGGAGAACCGAGGTATATAGACTTCTTGACATGGGGAACGAATGGAGAGGGAATAGAAGAAGAGGAATTTTTCAGACCACCCTCTAAGGACCTCGGAGGTAATGGAAGCGAACAACCCAACCGGGAAAAGAAGGgtgaaaacaacaacaacagcagTCCCTTTCTCTCTACACGGAACAAACAGCTGTCAAGAAAAGAACCAAAACACACCTGCATCCCACAAAATACCCGCAAAGCCCAACCAAAAACCCGGCCCAATGGCATTTTTACAATTAGCTGCACCACCCTCCCATCCTTAATAGTTAGTAAATCATGGTCGCCGCACGATAGGTGTCTTAtccgaaaaagaaaaagaaaaagaaaaagaaaaagacgaAACCGAAATCGGAGATCTTCGAAGCCCCTCGAGCCATGCCGTTTCCTCCCGACGACGATGAAATTCGCTCCATACGGATCCAAGGCTTGGCCCCGCTGATGAGTGCGAAATATCTCTTCCAGTGCTTCTATGACAACGCGGAGGTATATATTTAGGCTTGAATGCCTCTGATTTGCTTTTTCGAAAAAATTGTCTGATGATtactttgtttttggtttccaAATTATAATATGTCTGATGATTACTTTGCTTGGTACATTAGATTTTCACGAGAAATTATTTAACCCAAGATTGTTTGTTTGTATTATGTTAAACACCTTTTTTTGTGGTAGGTTTTGGCTGCAACAGTCCTGCGCGTAAACAATTTGATGGGAGATTGGGATTCTGATACGGTGAGATATATGGAGGTGGAACAGTGTGGTTTTGTCGAGTTTGCTTCTCACGGTATCGCTCAATCTGTCTTGACCTCCTACAATGGTGAGCTGATGCCCAACTACGATGATATACGATACTGCCTGAGCTGGGACACTCAAGGTTTCGGTACAAGGTGGCGTTTCGATCGTGCTTACCAGGATCGCTCTTTCTTTGGTTATAATTGGTCAGCACATGAATATGATGCCAAGGCAGTGATCAAGCTCTACAAGGACTCCATACCATTGATCGATCTCGACAAGGACTCCACGTATGGAGTTGCTAAAAAGCGAGCTTCTGAAATCGAAGGTATGTATTCTAGAGTCCCAGTTAATACTGCATAGTGATCTATAGTAACACCTTGAGTTACTATGAGTATTGCATGCAAAAGTGTAGGTGTTTTGTGTTTAAATGACAATTTGACAATTCAATTGTTTGATAACCATGATGTAGAGTGATTTATTCTTTCAAATTATGCAGAGAGCTTTAGTGTGCATATGCAATCTTAAAACCCCATAGACCAGTGCTTATGTTGCTCATCTTGTGCAGCTGCCTATCCGAATACACGTTTGAAGCTTATAGACATTTCCCTCACTCAATATGCTGGACATCGTGAGCTTAGTTCTATAATCCATCAGGTTGTTGATTCAGACCTTGTATTCTTCTTAGCTCTTCTTTGATGCATGCATGTTAACAGGTATTTTTTTGATTGACACAGTGGAATCAGGAACTGTATCCTATGGGGAACATCGGAATTTCTGATCTCCATTTTAATTGCATGTATTACGGTTATTCTAAGACAAAAGAGAAGGAGCTGTATTTATGCTTCAATGAAATCAGCCAGATCAATAAAGTTTGTTATGTCTTCCGCACCATCAAGTTGTCCGAGTTATTGGAATGTTTCTGTGAGTTTAACATCGGAACTAGAACATTGACCAAGTGCAACTATTGCACCGCCAAACCAGAACATCAGTTGCGCCAGCGGGCTTGGATCTTTCCCTGGGAGGATGCTGCCAGCTGCGGCGGTGAGGAAGCAAAACTCCCAGCGTATATGGGTTGCTGTTCCTCCGGCTCCAGTATCTTCTTCGCCGGTGGCATGGTTCCACTTCCACCACCAGATCCAAAAACAATAGGGGATTATGCGCCTAGTGGAGCTGTCTATAGTTTTACTCCAAAGTGTACTAGATGGCAAAGGCATGACTGGAGTTTCAAGAAGGAGAAGCCAAATCCCCTGCTTTTTGAGGTGAACGGAAATTTATACTGTCTTGCACGTCAACCCATTGGTGGTCTTATTAAACATCCCACCTTCGAGGTATACAATAGCCGTTCTGGTGAATGTGAGGCTCTGCCAGATCCTCCATTTTACAAACTGGAGCGGGAACACTCTTTGTTCCCTGGGCCTCGTCTTAAGTTGTCTTGCACTATTGTTGGTACCAAAATCTTGATTTCGAGCAGGTTAGAATCATCTAACAGTCCCATTATGTGCTTTGACGTGAATGACAAGGAAAATAAATGGAGAGAGATGACTTCCTTGTTTGGTGGCAAGGGTTTTCCCTTTGATGGGAGGGCTTTAGTATTGGACGTGAACGATAATACACATGTCATGTTTTCCTTTCGTGAGTGTGAGATATATGTATCTCTGCTACATTCACTTGATGAAGGTAGTATATGCATCTCTGAGGACAATCGTCTGCATGGTTGGTTCATGTTACAGGACTTGATGGGTGACTTTGATGAACAGTCATACACCTTTGTTGATCTTGGAGATCAAAAGGTTGGCTTTATTTTGTGTGGGAACAGGTTATCAGCGGAAAAGTGGGATAATGATATGGATCCCTGCCGGAAGGCGCGTGCTCTTATAGTGGTAATTCATTATAAAGTGGTGGATTCAACTTGTCTGATCAACGACATCGTGGCATGTCGCACCTTTGATTACAATTGTCATTCCCCCAGCATCTATGGCAATAAATTGGTCGGTAGCTTTGTGGCCTAACCCAATCCAACCATGGTAATTCCTCCTCGTTTTATCCAGTATTAACTCTATATATGGTGTGCTCTTTAACTTGTATGGAGTCTAGCTAGATGTTTCCTCATATCAGTCTTATGGAAGTAGTTGTGACCTAGGAGCAACCAGGCTGGTTTCTTCCGATTAAGACGGTTGAGGGAGGCACGCCTGCATGCGCAgctgatttttctttgttttgtaaCAAATTAATGACTGTTCTTTCTGTTATGAGTTTGGAAAAAAGATGGAAAGAGGTATTGGTTTGTTGCTTATGTAGGTGCATTTTGTCTGTGTTCACTTCAAACTAAAGCACAGAAGGTACAGATTTGTGGATCACCTCAACCCGTTTAGTTTTATATTATGAGCATATGGTGCATTCAAGGTACTTATAAGTAGGGTTCACAGAAGCTTGTTTATATACTGCATCACTGGCTTTCATCAAGTTTGATTCAGATAACCATTTACGATGGTGGTATTATTTATATGCCATAACTTTTGCTTTGATCCATTTGCAGGTTTTGAGGTGTGCAGATGAGAATTGCAGGCTtatgaaaattgaaatcagTTTGGTTGATATGTTTGGTCATATTTTGTTTTCCCCTTCTCTTGGAGAGGATAGCGGGTGAACTTGTAATATTTCGTAATGCAATGAGGACCTTCTATTATTCTCTTGGTCCATGAATACTATTaagaattaattttaattctcTCCTAAACATTATTTTTTTAGAAAGCCCATAACGGCAGCCCCGAAACCGTTACTATTACTAAAAACACATAATACCAGGTGAGGATATAGAACTTTAATTCCAAATTACATCAATTCAATAGCTGAAATCATAGTAGAATTTTAAACTAAAATACTGATGTATTCTATCACACATCAATAGCAAAGAGTGCAACTTTGACAACTCTAattgttttacaatttttgCGACATACTAGGAAGATATTGCTCATATGGAGCCATAAGTTCTTAATTTGAATAGTTTTCCTGTTATGTTGCCACCAAATATAAAATCCGATGATCCTGTTACTAGAAGGAAACGACCAATTGACAATGCAAGATACTTGTTGCCATCCTAGGACAAACACGGCACCGAAGGTGCTCATTTGGAGACTATGCTCACCTCTACTACTcaagaaattgaaataaacaagacaaagaaaaagtaaattacaagaaacataaataataaaaacttGGGATACAAATCATACAATTGAAGCTCAAATTATTTGCAAGAAAATCCCAGCCGCCGCTAGCCAGAATCTGCATCGGGGCAACCCTCGTACAATGGTCATCATCTCAATTCTCACCATCTActatgaaataaaaataactaaataaccAGCTAAAAATAATAACCCACCAAAGAAGGCCCAACAGCCTAGGACATCAGGCCACCAACCCGGCAAGATTACCCGACTCGGAGACACACCACTAGTATTGTCGGAATTGCCTCGTAGATACCATTAGAGCCTATCATGTCATTGTACCAAAATCACCCACAGATCTTGGCGACAAGATCTCCCTCGTCTCTGATCGCAATAAGGAACCCGACACACACCGGGATCGAATACATCAGCCACCCTCAGATCTCCCCAACTCCAAAGGGGGGAAACACAACAGATTTCCACCTAGGCACCCATGAGCGGTCCTTCCAAACACCAAGACTCCCTCGCGTCGCCATCACCTTTCCTTGGATTGTTTCACATCTTTTGGAACCTGTGCTCAATCGTTGAGCCACTGCAAACCACGAGACTCGTCCGACCACACTCATCGCATGTGGCGAGGCCAAGAGGTTGTCGCAAGCATAGAGGCGTAGTTGAACAAGTAGAGATacttttagggttttagagagAGTGGATCAAGTGATGTTTAAAAATATTCTCCTAAATATTATAGCAAAAAGCAGTCTACTAGTTAAACTTTCACGCCGGCCCCTGCTCTCAATAGAAATCAATCAAGGACGGAAATAATGTGAAATCAATTTAGCTGTTGGAGCTTGTATTCGTTAGCATTTACCTTATTTTTTTGGCAAATTATCTAAATTACCCTTgtgagttttttttatctcattACTGAATCcatctttactattattaAGTGAGCACCCAAGTATGGCAGCTAATTCTCTATCCCTAATTCTCTATTCTATACCATGTACCCCTATTACATTGTTGCATGTGGCACATAAAGACTACTCAGCTCCATAGCCTCTAACCTCTTGCTAACGGACTCCCACGGTCCCACCAACAATGTTAACCACAGTTACCTATAAAAATGAGATTTTGTGAGAATTATTGTTTGGACATCATTGACGCCTCGGCAGGGGTGTCAAGAGGTTGGACATTTTCACCAAATGAGATGGTGGTAACTAGTCATGGATTGAATATGCAGGAGCTAAATTGAAATTAGAGGAAGAACCCAACGATATCCTGATTCTTAAATGGATTGAACTCAATTAATGAGTTGTGAAGGAAACCAACTCCCTCTATCTCCCATTCCTATATATTTTAAGAAAACCAACTATAATCCATATTAGATTAGATTGTGGTAATATTGAATGAAGAGTAGTTTTAGAGATCGATGTTGTTATATTGGAAAGTGTCAGATTGTCAAGGAAGTATGTTGGGGCATAAACATTTTGGGAGAGAGATTGCCCAACAAAAATCTCACTCCTTTGGTTTTCGAGAAGCCCTAGACGCAACCATCATGATAGATTTTGGGGAAGAGGTACCTGCAAAATAAAAAGACACTCTGACGCCTAAGTCAATGTCGATCTAAGCAAGGAGGTTTTTGTAGTGGGAGGTTTTTGTCGTAGTAAGGAGGAGAAGGTGTTTCACGTTCTCCACTTTATGATAATGCGTTAGTGGTTTTACTAACTTTTACTTTGTCAACTATCAAGTGTCCTTGGCCTTTAACCATATGATTCAGTCTAATAAGTAGAGGGCCCAAAGCTGAAAATTTATTCTTTCACAAAGTATGGCTGATCCGGATATTGTATTGAATAGTCAAGGTGCAAAGTGTTGCTGATTagaattgaagaagatgaaggaaGTCCAATTCTATTGTGAACTGCAAAGTGAAGGCTTTTGATATGGAATTCTAGTTTTATTGGTTTTCTCGAGAAGACAAAGCAAAGTTAGAATTAAAAAGTAATAATTAAACGACAGTTTCCTTTGATATACCACATGTCAGTTTCATACTGGTATGTGAAATTACATATGTTAGATAGCTGGCTAAGAGGGTGTGAGGCTGAGTAAGAACAAATGCCAAATATCATAATTTCATAGGGGTATAGAGAAGATAATAGAGGATTAGCTACCCCAAACTACCACCAATATAAGAACTTTCGAAAacattaatttcatatattaCACTGACAAGCAAATAAATAGGGGTATTACGgttaaaatattaatatttttttataaataaaccACTAATTTCTTCACATTAATAACCGAAAATTTCCCACACCCATACGATCATTAGGATGTGTGTAGTTTCTAGTAAGATGTAATTCTAGCAATTAAAAATGCCATATCACTAATTTACAAGCTAGACAAAAATGTAGTTCATCGTCCCCTCCCCGGCAGCAAGCTTATCGCCCTCGATAGACAGGCCTTGGCGACTCCATGTTGGTTGCTTACAAGTCTAGTTCCTCAGTTCATATAGGATCGAGGATATCGTACGTGACTGCTAGGAAGAAAGAAACTGCGCTGGTCAATTGTGCTTCACTTGAATGAGATTTGCGTTGTAGGTGTGGCAGTTGTTATGCGACGTCGAAGTAGTTATAGGGCGGCTTGG
This genomic interval carries:
- the LOC126802330 gene encoding uncharacterized protein LOC126802330; the encoded protein is MPFPPDDDEIRSIRIQGLAPLMSAKYLFQCFYDNAEVLAATVLRVNNLMGDWDSDTVRYMEVEQCGFVEFASHGIAQSVLTSYNGELMPNYDDIRYCLSWDTQGFGTRWRFDRAYQDRSFFGYNWSAHEYDAKAVIKLYKDSIPLIDLDKDSTYGVAKKRASEIEAAYPNTRLKLIDISLTQYAGHRELSSIIHQWNQELYPMGNIGISDLHFNCMYYGYSKTKEKELYLCFNEISQINKVCYVFRTIKLSELLECFCEFNIGTRTLTKCNYCTAKPEHQLRQRAWIFPWEDAASCGGEEAKLPAYMGCCSSGSSIFFAGGMVPLPPPDPKTIGDYAPSGAVYSFTPKCTRWQRHDWSFKKEKPNPLLFEVNGNLYCLARQPIGGLIKHPTFEVYNSRSGECEALPDPPFYKLEREHSLFPGPRLKLSCTIVGTKILISSRLESSNSPIMCFDVNDKENKWREMTSLFGGKGFPFDGRALVLDVNDNTHVMFSFRECEIYVSLLHSLDEGSICISEDNRLHGWFMLQDLMGDFDEQSYTFVDLGDQKVGFILCGNRLSAEKWDNDMDPCRKARALIVVIHYKVVDSTCLINDIVACRTFDYNCHSPSIYGNKLVGSFVA